A genomic window from Gemmatimonadaceae bacterium includes:
- a CDS encoding transcriptional repressor — MAGDGVTAGFERYLREHNLPITAQRLAIAEVLLGADRHLSAEEVAEEVARRGRSVGTATVYRTIDTLIASGLVVERDFGEGFRRFEAARDIPHHEHLVCTQCGRVEEFRDERLERMTTIVAESRGFARQSHRLVIHGVCRDCQRGKA, encoded by the coding sequence GTGGCCGGCGACGGCGTAACGGCGGGCTTCGAGCGGTACCTCCGCGAGCACAACCTGCCCATCACGGCGCAGCGGCTCGCGATCGCAGAGGTGCTGCTCGGCGCGGACCGTCACCTCTCGGCTGAGGAAGTGGCTGAGGAAGTCGCCCGCCGCGGACGCTCCGTCGGCACCGCGACCGTGTACCGCACCATCGACACGCTGATCGCCAGCGGTCTCGTGGTCGAGCGCGACTTCGGCGAGGGCTTCCGGCGCTTCGAAGCGGCCCGCGACATCCCCCATCACGAGCACCTCGTCTGCACGCAGTGCGGACGGGTCGAGGAGTTCCGAGATGAACGACTGGAGCGAATGACCACCATCGTCGCAGAGTCCCGCGGTTTCGCGCGCCAGAGCCACCGCCTCGTCATCCACGGGGTGTGCCGCGACTGCCAGCGGGGGAAGGCCTAG
- a CDS encoding BatA domain-containing protein, giving the protein MSFLAPWMLALGALAAVGAVALHLLSTRRPPARPLPTARFVPESEARAVARTSRPTDLLLLALRVAALLCIGAGFARPVWDGQGPALRTVWAVEWTSALADAEQLRADVLAGLGSHDTLVVFDTAARAMSREEFAALEAPGVRGARLSPMLVVATDVAPAIARGADSVALRVLSLFSGEMHDAATPALRAAWPGRANVVAVAGAVDTASASPPEVLPRDASDPLLATLPSLLQARGGHAVRIRRGAALAADSAWLAASADRVLLLWPRAALPDSALVADGVLFFEGDGPSLVAPLGRLPVGVGRVIARWRDGAPAAVERAAGGGCVREVGVALPEAGDLTLRAPFVRVLEALVTRCGGRREPPLDSAALESFAGSGPLASADAIAKAQAHSELAPWLLAAALLLLLAEQWLRRRPSEAA; this is encoded by the coding sequence ATGAGCTTCCTCGCGCCGTGGATGCTAGCACTTGGCGCGCTGGCGGCGGTGGGCGCGGTGGCGCTGCACCTGCTGAGCACGCGTCGGCCTCCGGCGCGGCCGCTGCCGACCGCGCGCTTCGTGCCCGAGAGCGAGGCGCGGGCCGTGGCGCGCACGTCGCGGCCGACCGACTTGTTGCTGCTCGCGCTGCGCGTGGCGGCGCTGCTGTGCATCGGCGCTGGCTTCGCGCGGCCGGTGTGGGATGGCCAGGGGCCGGCGTTGCGCACGGTGTGGGCGGTGGAGTGGACGTCGGCGCTTGCGGACGCGGAGCAACTGCGCGCCGACGTCTTGGCCGGCCTCGGCTCGCACGACACGCTGGTAGTCTTCGATACTGCGGCTCGCGCGATGTCTCGCGAGGAGTTTGCGGCACTCGAGGCGCCCGGCGTGCGCGGCGCGCGGCTCTCACCGATGCTCGTGGTGGCGACTGACGTGGCGCCGGCCATCGCACGCGGTGCAGACTCGGTCGCGCTGCGCGTGCTGAGTCTGTTCTCCGGCGAGATGCACGATGCGGCCACGCCTGCGCTGCGCGCCGCGTGGCCGGGCCGCGCGAATGTCGTGGCTGTCGCCGGCGCCGTTGACACTGCGAGCGCGTCGCCGCCCGAAGTGCTGCCAAGAGACGCCAGCGATCCACTGCTCGCGACCTTGCCCTCACTGCTGCAGGCCAGAGGCGGGCACGCAGTGCGAATCCGGCGTGGCGCTGCGCTTGCCGCGGACTCGGCGTGGCTGGCCGCGAGTGCTGACCGCGTGCTGCTGCTGTGGCCCCGTGCGGCGCTGCCGGATTCTGCGCTCGTTGCCGACGGGGTCTTGTTCTTCGAGGGCGATGGGCCGTCGTTGGTCGCGCCGCTCGGCCGTTTGCCGGTCGGGGTAGGGCGCGTCATCGCGCGTTGGCGGGATGGAGCGCCGGCGGCGGTGGAGCGCGCAGCGGGCGGCGGTTGCGTGCGTGAGGTGGGCGTCGCGTTGCCGGAAGCGGGTGATCTTACGCTGCGTGCGCCGTTCGTCCGCGTGCTGGAGGCGCTGGTCACACGCTGCGGAGGACGGCGCGAGCCGCCCCTCGACAGCGCAGCACTGGAGTCATTCGCGGGCAGCGGGCCGCTGGCCAGCGCTGACGCGATTGCCAAGGCGCAGGCGCACTCGGAGCTGGCACCGTGGCTTCTCGCGGCTGCGTTGTTGCTCCTGCTCGCCGAGCAGTGGCTGCGCCGTCGGCCCTCGGAGGCCGCGTGA
- a CDS encoding serine/threonine protein kinase, which produces MFCPDCGTWNRSALRQCAQCARNLPELPSAVEAPDHLITSLRHATGHRYRIVRRIGAGGMADVYEARHHLLERPLAVKVMHAHLARDQEMRVRFKREAEAASRLLHPFICAPLDYGETDDAVFLILPYLGGGCLADDLMRTRTVPAARSARIAAQVCTALDYSARQGVIHRDVKPDNVLFDTDGNGILTDYGIATAYFHGRMTAGGRAMGTPHYMAPEQAMGRFVDGRADLYAVGVMLYECLCGTTPFDGPDGYAIGYKHVHEAPKPILEAAPETPQGLADIVMNLLEKDPNARFQRGHDVADAIYGWMHRDGVREEPPVRASRPT; this is translated from the coding sequence GTGTTCTGCCCCGACTGCGGTACCTGGAACCGAAGCGCCCTGCGCCAGTGCGCACAGTGCGCCCGCAACCTCCCCGAGCTCCCCTCGGCGGTGGAGGCGCCCGATCATCTCATCACCTCGCTGCGGCACGCCACGGGGCACCGCTACCGCATCGTGCGCCGCATCGGCGCCGGCGGAATGGCCGACGTGTACGAGGCGCGGCACCACCTGCTCGAGCGCCCGCTGGCGGTGAAGGTGATGCACGCCCACCTGGCCCGCGACCAAGAGATGCGCGTGCGCTTTAAACGCGAGGCCGAGGCGGCGAGCCGCCTGCTGCATCCGTTCATCTGTGCGCCCCTGGACTATGGTGAGACAGACGACGCGGTCTTCTTGATCCTCCCGTACCTTGGCGGCGGCTGCCTCGCCGACGACCTGATGCGCACGCGCACCGTCCCCGCCGCGCGCTCCGCCCGCATCGCCGCGCAGGTCTGCACGGCTCTCGACTACTCGGCGCGGCAGGGCGTCATCCACCGCGACGTCAAGCCCGACAACGTCCTCTTCGACACCGACGGCAACGGCATCCTCACGGACTACGGCATTGCCACGGCGTACTTCCACGGGCGGATGACGGCCGGCGGGCGCGCGATGGGCACGCCGCACTATATGGCGCCGGAGCAGGCGATGGGCCGCTTCGTTGACGGTCGCGCCGACCTCTACGCCGTCGGCGTGATGCTCTACGAGTGCCTCTGCGGCACGACGCCCTTCGACGGACCGGACGGCTACGCCATCGGCTACAAGCACGTGCACGAGGCGCCCAAGCCCATCCTTGAGGCCGCGCCGGAAACGCCGCAGGGCTTGGCCGATATCGTGATGAACCTGCTGGAGAAGGATCCCAACGCGCGCTTCCAGCGCGGCCACGACGTCGCTGACGCGATCTACGGCTGGATGCATCGCGACGGCGTCCGTGAGGAGCCGCCGGTCCGCGCCTCGCGCCCCACGTGA
- a CDS encoding ABC transporter ATP-binding protein: MTSLTRVLPWVRPYRGRIAYGLFCVVLSTALYSWLPTLIRHALDAMAQGAALRDILKTAATMLAVTLTMAVFRFQMRDILNGVSRVIEHDLREALFERLTYQDAAWYGRTRTGELMAKLTNDLGAVRMAVGPAIMYLTNTVFGGVFALSFMIAISPRLTLIAVAPMIVLPIITLRLGKAIHDRFERVQERFGALTTLVQEHLSGLRIIRAYRQEPAERERFDALSEEYLTRNLALVRLQGLMGPSFALFAGLGAAAVLGFGGAQVVAGTITVGAFVAFGLYLANLTWPLIALGWVTSLFQRGAASMTRLLVILDAEPGVTDPLPPGAAASLPPTAGGRSLTLEHVSFAYQTADGKPGRQVLSDVSVSIPAGATLGIVGATGSGKSTLLELIPRLADPSGGTIRLDGVDIRELPLALLRREIGFVPQESLLFSETLRLNLTYGAADAPAAEWAAGVAQLKETIDGFPGGWETMLGERGINLSGGQKQRAALARALARRPSVVILDDALSAVDTQTEAAILRGLREALAGRTAIIASHRISAIRDANWILVLDDGRVVEQGRHEDLLALKGRYYSLLRRQQLEAELEQDPVVVRDA, encoded by the coding sequence GTGACCTCGCTCACACGCGTGCTGCCTTGGGTCCGGCCCTACCGTGGGCGCATCGCCTACGGCCTGTTCTGCGTCGTGCTGTCGACGGCCCTCTACAGCTGGCTGCCCACGTTGATCCGCCACGCCCTCGACGCGATGGCCCAGGGCGCAGCACTCCGTGACATCCTGAAGACCGCGGCGACGATGCTCGCCGTCACGCTCACGATGGCCGTGTTCCGCTTCCAGATGCGCGACATCCTCAACGGCGTCTCGCGCGTCATCGAACACGACCTGCGCGAGGCGCTCTTCGAGCGCCTCACGTATCAGGATGCCGCCTGGTACGGCCGCACGCGCACCGGCGAGCTGATGGCCAAGCTGACCAACGACCTCGGCGCCGTCCGGATGGCCGTGGGGCCGGCCATTATGTACCTCACCAACACCGTGTTCGGCGGGGTGTTCGCGCTGTCCTTTATGATTGCGATCTCCCCGCGCCTGACGCTCATCGCCGTCGCACCGATGATCGTCCTGCCGATTATTACCCTCCGGCTGGGCAAAGCGATCCACGACCGCTTCGAGCGGGTGCAGGAGCGCTTCGGGGCGCTGACGACGCTGGTGCAGGAGCACCTCTCGGGCCTGCGGATTATCCGCGCCTACCGGCAGGAACCGGCCGAGCGCGAGCGATTTGACGCCCTCAGCGAGGAGTATCTCACGCGCAACCTGGCCTTGGTCCGCCTGCAGGGCCTGATGGGGCCGAGCTTCGCGCTGTTCGCCGGGCTCGGTGCGGCCGCGGTGCTGGGCTTCGGCGGCGCCCAGGTGGTCGCGGGGACCATCACCGTGGGGGCCTTCGTGGCCTTCGGGCTGTACCTCGCAAATCTGACGTGGCCGCTGATCGCCCTCGGCTGGGTGACGAGCCTCTTCCAGCGCGGGGCGGCGTCGATGACGCGCCTCTTGGTCATCCTCGATGCCGAGCCGGGCGTGACCGATCCGCTCCCACCAGGCGCCGCGGCCAGCTTGCCGCCGACGGCCGGGGGGCGCAGCCTGACCCTCGAGCACGTGAGCTTCGCGTATCAGACCGCTGACGGGAAGCCCGGGCGCCAAGTCCTGTCGGACGTGTCGGTCAGCATCCCCGCCGGGGCCACCCTAGGCATCGTGGGCGCCACCGGCAGCGGCAAGAGCACCCTGCTGGAGCTCATCCCGCGCCTGGCTGACCCCAGCGGCGGAACCATCCGCCTGGACGGGGTAGATATCCGCGAATTACCCCTGGCCCTGTTACGCCGAGAGATCGGATTCGTCCCTCAGGAAAGCCTGTTGTTTAGCGAAACCCTGCGTCTGAACCTGACGTATGGGGCCGCTGATGCCCCGGCCGCCGAGTGGGCCGCGGGGGTGGCACAGTTGAAGGAAACGATTGACGGCTTTCCGGGCGGCTGGGAGACGATGCTCGGGGAGCGCGGAATCAACCTCTCGGGGGGACAGAAGCAGCGAGCCGCCTTGGCGCGGGCGCTGGCTCGGCGTCCCAGCGTGGTCATCCTCGACGATGCCCTGTCGGCGGTGGATACGCAGACCGAGGCGGCGATTCTCCGCGGGTTGCGCGAGGCCTTGGCCGGACGCACCGCGATCATCGCCTCGCACCGCATCTCGGCGATCCGGGATGCAAACTGGATCCTGGTGTTGGACGATGGACGGGTGGTTGAGCAGGGCCGGCACGAAGACTTGCTCGCATTGAAGGGCCGATATTACTCGTTGCTGCGTCGGCAGCAACTTGAAGCCGAGTTGGAGCAGGACCCCGTGGTCGTCCGGGACGCTTGA
- a CDS encoding DUF4159 domain-containing protein → MAEFTWATAQYDSGDWDSAPMVAPNLIDSIARYTSIDVAPTGVIVPLGSRDLFRYPLAFLTGHLPVRFSDVERDTLREFCRRGGMLFVDDHNHDVDGEFHRTAWEEIARAVGPLRDLPNDHELYRSFFVFPDGPPTTSHELNGWGDNLVHKHLQAVVHEGRIAVLYSSKDYSSEWNYHPDNKRFISVDNTRFGVNVVVYALSR, encoded by the coding sequence ATGGCCGAGTTCACCTGGGCCACCGCGCAGTATGACTCCGGCGACTGGGACAGCGCGCCGATGGTCGCGCCGAACCTCATCGACTCCATCGCGCGGTACACGAGCATCGACGTCGCGCCTACGGGCGTCATCGTGCCGCTGGGCTCGCGCGACCTGTTCCGCTATCCGCTGGCGTTCCTCACCGGCCACCTGCCGGTGCGCTTCTCGGACGTCGAGCGTGATACCCTGCGCGAGTTCTGCCGCCGCGGCGGGATGCTCTTCGTGGACGACCACAACCACGACGTCGACGGCGAGTTCCATCGCACGGCCTGGGAGGAAATCGCGCGCGCCGTCGGCCCGCTGCGCGACCTGCCCAACGACCACGAGCTGTACCGCAGCTTCTTCGTGTTCCCCGACGGCCCGCCGACCACCAGCCACGAGCTCAACGGCTGGGGCGACAACCTCGTGCACAAGCACCTGCAGGCCGTGGTGCACGAGGGGCGCATCGCCGTCCTCTACAGCAGCAAGGACTACTCGTCCGAGTGGAACTACCATCCGGACAACAAGCGCTTCATCTCCGTGGACAACACACGCTTCGGCGTGAACGTGGTGGTGTATGCCCTCAGCCGCTGA
- the priA gene encoding primosomal protein N' — MSAAAPAAPRRLVEVALPLPLLQTFTYAVPERTRHPVVAGSRVVAPVRGKRVIGISVGESDGRALGDKPARDLLDVPDAEPALPADLLAVCRWMSEYYVAPLGLVCRAVLPAALGHASKPDAPGSQERLLVLAEQLPTLLARDAAFARAPKQRQLYELLEQLGGRAPVAHLVERLGSSPAVVSGLVKRGLARIERATRLRDPFAERDPGPVPRVTPTAAQQAAVASIVGGAPGGVTLLHGITGSGKTLVYLEVLRRVVLEQGRSAIVLVPEIALTPQAVDRFRAVFGEQVAVLHSGLSDGERLDAWRALQRGERRIAVGARSAVFAPLANLGAIIVDEEHEASYKQADTPRYHAREVAIVRARETGAHCVLGSATPSLESWVNARDGRYALCSLPERVGGGALPAVRVVDLRVEQRAATPEDRARRLVLSADLERGLHERLARGEQSILLLNRRGYASFVQCDEGHVAVCPNCSISLTYHRTPERLVCHYCLHEAPADAPCPDCRKPLKRQRGLGTQQVERLLLERLPTARIARMDVDTTSGKWAHTAILDRVARGEVDILLGTQMIAKGLDFPNVTLVGVIDADIGINLPDFRSSERSFQLLSQVAGRAGRGPKGGEVVIQTRMPSHHAVRCAITHDYHAFVAEELPARESPPYPPTLRLANIVVSGLDESAVAQFAADVTDWLIKADLKFKLGITVLGPAPCPLERIKNRWRWHAVLKSAQPAALTRLLRGLMTGLDVPAQHDLRLVADRDPVSLL; from the coding sequence GTGAGCGCCGCCGCGCCCGCGGCCCCGCGGCGGCTCGTCGAGGTCGCCCTCCCGCTGCCGCTGCTGCAGACCTTCACCTACGCCGTCCCCGAACGCACGCGCCATCCCGTCGTGGCCGGCTCGCGCGTCGTCGCGCCGGTGCGCGGCAAGCGCGTCATCGGGATCAGCGTCGGGGAGAGCGACGGCCGCGCACTCGGTGACAAGCCGGCGCGTGATCTGCTCGACGTCCCCGACGCCGAGCCTGCGCTGCCCGCCGACCTGCTCGCCGTCTGCCGCTGGATGAGTGAGTACTACGTCGCGCCGCTCGGCCTCGTGTGCCGCGCGGTGTTGCCCGCCGCGCTCGGCCACGCGTCGAAGCCCGACGCCCCCGGCTCGCAGGAGCGGCTCCTCGTGCTCGCTGAGCAACTGCCCACGCTGCTCGCGCGCGACGCCGCCTTCGCGCGCGCGCCAAAGCAGCGGCAACTCTACGAGCTCTTGGAGCAACTTGGTGGGCGCGCGCCGGTCGCGCACTTGGTGGAGCGGCTCGGGAGCTCACCCGCCGTCGTCAGCGGCTTGGTCAAGCGCGGGCTCGCCCGCATCGAGCGGGCGACGCGCCTCCGCGATCCCTTCGCCGAGCGTGATCCCGGCCCGGTGCCTCGCGTCACGCCGACGGCTGCGCAGCAAGCGGCCGTCGCGAGCATCGTCGGTGGCGCGCCGGGTGGCGTCACGTTGCTGCACGGCATCACCGGCAGCGGAAAGACGCTCGTCTATCTCGAAGTGCTGCGCCGCGTGGTGCTGGAGCAGGGCCGCTCGGCCATCGTGCTCGTGCCGGAGATCGCGCTCACGCCGCAGGCGGTGGACCGATTCCGCGCTGTCTTCGGCGAGCAAGTGGCGGTGTTGCACTCGGGCCTCAGCGATGGCGAACGGCTCGACGCCTGGCGCGCGCTCCAGCGTGGCGAACGCCGCATCGCCGTCGGCGCGCGCTCGGCCGTTTTCGCCCCGCTGGCCAACCTTGGCGCCATCATCGTGGACGAAGAGCACGAGGCCAGCTACAAGCAGGCCGACACGCCGCGCTACCACGCGCGCGAAGTGGCCATCGTGCGCGCCCGCGAGACCGGCGCGCACTGCGTCCTCGGCAGCGCCACGCCCTCGCTCGAGAGTTGGGTGAACGCGCGCGACGGACGATACGCGCTCTGCAGCTTGCCGGAGCGCGTCGGCGGTGGCGCCCTGCCGGCCGTGCGCGTCGTGGATCTCAGGGTGGAACAGCGCGCTGCCACGCCGGAAGACCGCGCCCGTCGACTCGTCCTCAGCGCCGACCTCGAGCGCGGCCTGCACGAGCGCCTGGCGCGCGGCGAACAAAGCATCCTGCTGCTCAACCGGCGCGGCTACGCCAGCTTCGTCCAGTGCGACGAAGGCCACGTGGCCGTCTGCCCCAACTGTTCGATCTCGCTCACGTACCACCGCACGCCCGAGCGGCTCGTCTGCCACTACTGCCTGCACGAGGCCCCGGCCGACGCCCCCTGCCCAGACTGCCGCAAGCCGCTCAAGCGCCAGCGCGGCTTGGGCACGCAACAGGTGGAGCGTCTGCTACTCGAGCGCCTGCCCACGGCACGTATCGCGCGGATGGATGTGGACACCACCAGCGGCAAGTGGGCGCACACCGCCATTCTCGACCGCGTGGCGCGCGGTGAAGTGGACATCCTCCTCGGCACGCAGATGATCGCCAAGGGACTCGACTTCCCGAACGTCACGCTGGTGGGCGTGATCGACGCCGACATCGGCATCAACCTGCCGGACTTCCGGAGCAGCGAGCGCAGCTTCCAACTGCTAAGCCAGGTGGCCGGGCGCGCCGGCCGCGGGCCGAAGGGCGGGGAAGTCGTCATCCAGACGCGGATGCCATCGCACCACGCCGTGCGCTGTGCCATCACCCACGACTACCACGCCTTCGTGGCCGAGGAGTTGCCGGCACGCGAGTCGCCACCGTACCCGCCCACGCTACGCCTCGCCAACATCGTCGTTAGCGGCCTCGACGAATCGGCCGTGGCCCAGTTCGCCGCCGATGTGACCGACTGGCTCATCAAGGCCGACCTCAAGTTCAAGCTCGGCATCACGGTGCTGGGCCCCGCGCCCTGCCCGCTCGAGCGCATCAAGAACCGCTGGCGCTGGCACGCGGTGCTCAAGAGTGCGCAGCCGGCGGCCCTCACGCGGCTGCTCCGCGGCCTGATGACCGGCCTGGACGTCCCCGCCCAGCACGACCTGCGGCTCGTGGCCGACCGCGACCCCGTCTCCCTGCTCTGA
- a CDS encoding sulfite exporter TauE/SafE family protein, which produces MESAAQLGLFIAFGAGILSFLSPCVLPLVPSYITFITGMNLEDMQGSRRDNIVHALLFIAGFSLIFLALGAGATVFGQLMLRYRDVISRVGGVLIILFGLYLLGAFNLAFLNRDTRLHLANKPLGYLGTVVVGIAFGAGWSPCIGPILGAILTMAANEADLGRGLTLLAAYSLGLAVPFLAAAVMVERFLEVFAKLRRHIVWVNRVSGALLILVGVLMVTNRFTILANWLQAFTPEFILNRI; this is translated from the coding sequence ATGGAAAGCGCCGCCCAACTGGGCCTGTTCATCGCCTTCGGCGCGGGCATCCTGAGCTTCCTGAGCCCCTGCGTCCTGCCGTTGGTGCCGAGCTACATCACGTTCATCACGGGGATGAACCTCGAGGATATGCAGGGCTCGCGGCGCGACAACATCGTGCACGCGCTGTTGTTCATCGCGGGGTTCTCGTTGATCTTCCTCGCGCTCGGCGCCGGCGCGACCGTCTTCGGGCAGCTGATGCTGCGCTACCGGGACGTCATCAGCCGCGTGGGTGGCGTGCTGATCATCCTGTTTGGCCTGTACCTGCTGGGCGCCTTCAACCTCGCGTTCCTCAACCGCGATACGCGCCTGCATCTGGCCAACAAGCCGCTCGGCTACCTCGGCACGGTGGTCGTGGGCATCGCGTTCGGCGCCGGCTGGTCGCCGTGCATCGGCCCCATCCTCGGCGCGATCCTCACGATGGCCGCCAACGAGGCTGACCTAGGGCGTGGGCTAACGCTCCTGGCGGCGTACTCGCTAGGATTGGCCGTCCCGTTCCTGGCCGCTGCGGTGATGGTGGAGCGCTTCCTTGAGGTCTTCGCCAAGCTGCGCCGGCACATCGTCTGGGTGAATCGCGTATCCGGTGCGCTACTGATCCTCGTGGGCGTCTTGATGGTCACCAACCGCTTCACGATCCTCGCCAACTGGCTGCAGGCGTTCACGCCGGAGTTCATCCTCAACCGGATCTGA
- a CDS encoding histone deacetylase: MTLAFISHADCGRHDNGWNHPEHVGRIRAITSALKYHPELFMAMELLEGRHATEDELALCHDRGYISAVREMSERGGGRFDADTVVSEGSWDAARAGAGSVLEAVERSLDARNPRSFVAVRPPGHHALRAQGMGFCLFGNVAIGAKHALARGAERVLIVDWDVHHGNGTQALVEDDARIHFVSMHQWPWYPGSGAAEDRGPLETVWNVPMPAGLPVQAYLDALFGAVDAATAGWTPDLVLLSSGFDSMARDPLGGFTLEPADVAALTRGMVERAGRWCGGRVVSVLEGGYEPARVAEGVVAQLGALR; encoded by the coding sequence GTGACGCTTGCGTTCATCTCCCACGCTGACTGCGGTCGGCACGACAACGGGTGGAATCACCCCGAGCACGTGGGCCGCATCCGCGCCATCACCAGCGCGCTCAAGTACCATCCCGAGCTCTTTATGGCGATGGAGCTGCTTGAGGGGCGCCACGCCACCGAAGACGAGCTCGCGCTGTGTCACGACCGCGGCTACATCAGCGCCGTGCGCGAGATGAGTGAGCGCGGCGGCGGCCGCTTCGACGCCGACACCGTCGTCAGCGAGGGCAGCTGGGACGCCGCGCGCGCCGGCGCGGGCTCCGTGCTTGAGGCTGTCGAACGGTCGCTCGACGCGCGGAATCCGCGCAGCTTCGTCGCCGTGCGCCCGCCTGGCCACCACGCGCTCCGCGCGCAGGGGATGGGCTTTTGCCTCTTCGGAAACGTCGCCATCGGTGCGAAGCACGCGTTGGCGCGCGGCGCCGAGCGTGTGCTGATCGTGGACTGGGACGTACATCACGGCAACGGCACGCAGGCCTTGGTCGAGGATGACGCGCGCATCCACTTCGTGTCGATGCACCAGTGGCCGTGGTATCCTGGCTCCGGCGCGGCCGAGGACCGCGGGCCGCTGGAAACCGTGTGGAACGTGCCGATGCCGGCGGGGCTGCCAGTGCAGGCGTACCTCGATGCGCTCTTCGGCGCGGTGGACGCGGCGACGGCGGGGTGGACGCCGGATCTTGTGCTGCTGTCGAGCGGATTCGATTCGATGGCGCGAGACCCGCTGGGCGGGTTTACGCTGGAGCCCGCGGACGTGGCGGCGCTGACGCGGGGGATGGTGGAGCGCGCGGGGCGCTGGTGCGGCGGGCGGGTGGTGAGCGTGCTGGAGGGCGGGTACGAGCCGGCGCGGGTGGCGGAGGGGGTGGTGGCGCAGTTGGGGGCGTTACGCTGA
- the corA gene encoding magnesium/cobalt transporter CorA, giving the protein MPRKRRASFRLHKHEQAPSPTGTPRSWYRDAHGAVRRDLDAAALTHAVASGEGLMWVDLHADSVEHRALLGSVFKFHPLSIEDTTSTEGRVKVEEFPAYTLVVVRGVRFLLETEDQYDIETFNLWTFVGRSYVVTVHGTHAPGVDATVERVGRDSALLERGAGRLMHHILDATVDAYFPIIDQLDEFVDGLEERVFVHFDQAALRDIFSVKRLVLTLRRHVAPMREVFNTLQSRPSAHISPEAQVYFRDVYDHVIRLNETLDTYRDLLTSTLDSYLTQISNRMGLVTKGLTVVATLSVPFVVVSGMWGMNFAQIPLSDWPHGFWVMLALQLGLGGGLLWMLRRNGWL; this is encoded by the coding sequence ATGCCCCGCAAGCGTCGTGCCTCCTTCCGGCTCCACAAGCACGAGCAGGCCCCGTCCCCCACGGGCACCCCGCGCAGCTGGTACCGCGACGCCCACGGCGCCGTCCGCCGCGACCTCGACGCCGCGGCCCTCACCCACGCCGTCGCCAGCGGCGAGGGCCTGATGTGGGTCGACCTCCACGCCGACAGCGTCGAACATCGCGCCCTGTTGGGCAGCGTCTTCAAGTTCCACCCGCTCAGCATCGAGGATACCACCTCCACCGAAGGCCGCGTCAAGGTGGAGGAGTTTCCCGCCTACACGCTGGTGGTCGTCCGCGGCGTGCGCTTCCTGCTCGAGACCGAAGACCAGTACGACATCGAGACCTTCAACCTCTGGACCTTCGTCGGCCGCAGTTACGTCGTGACGGTGCACGGGACGCACGCGCCGGGCGTGGACGCCACCGTCGAGCGCGTCGGGCGCGATTCGGCGTTGCTCGAGCGCGGCGCCGGTCGCCTGATGCATCACATTCTCGATGCCACCGTGGACGCCTACTTCCCGATCATCGACCAGCTCGATGAGTTCGTGGACGGCCTCGAGGAACGGGTCTTCGTGCACTTCGACCAGGCGGCCCTGCGCGACATCTTCTCGGTCAAGCGCCTCGTCCTCACGCTGCGCCGCCACGTGGCGCCGATGCGCGAGGTCTTCAACACCCTGCAGAGCCGCCCCTCGGCGCACATCTCGCCCGAGGCACAGGTGTACTTCCGTGACGTCTACGACCACGTCATCCGCCTGAACGAGACGCTCGACACGTATCGCGACTTGCTCACCAGCACGCTCGACTCCTACCTCACGCAGATCTCCAACCGAATGGGGCTGGTGACGAAGGGCCTGACGGTGGTCGCGACGCTGAGCGTGCCCTTCGTCGTGGTCAGCGGGATGTGGGGGATGAACTTCGCCCAGATCCCCCTGTCCGACTGGCCGCACGGCTTCTGGGTGATGCTCGCCCTGCAACTGGGGCTGGGTGGCGGCCTGCTCTGGATGCTCCGCCGCAACGGTTGGCTCTAG